A single window of Asticcacaulis sp. AND118 DNA harbors:
- a CDS encoding efflux RND transporter permease subunit has translation MLEKIITQSIRHRWIVMIVVVALSALGVYNFTRLPIDAVPDITNVQVQINTEAPGYSPLEAEQRITFPVETAIAGLPGLDYTRSISRYGLSQVTVVFKEGTDIYFARQLVNERVQSVRSQLPEGSEPQLGPISTGLGEIFMYTVEAGPGAHKPDGSAYTPEDLRTLQDWVIRPQLRNTPGVTEVNTIGGFERQYHVTPYPERLSAFGLTLTDVIQALEKNNANRGAGYVEKSGEQFLVRVPGQANSIADLSQIVVQTRMGVPIRIADVADVGLGEELRTGAATQNGKEVVLGTVFMLIGENSRTVAKAAAEKLAEASKSLPEGVAAVPIYDRTTLVERTIQTIEKNLAEGALLVIVILFLLLGNIRAAIITALVIPVAMLMTITGMVENKVSGNLMSLGALDFGLIVDGAVIIMENCLRRFAEAQHHFGRLLTREERFDLASKASAEVIKPSLFGVLIITLVYVPIFALSGVEGKMFHPMAATVVMALGAALLLSLTFVPAAVAMFVTSKVQEKESFVMRGARRIYEPALRLAIRARYAVVGAAVVLVILSGFLATRLGTEFIPQLDEGDIALHALRIPGTGLTQSVHMQAAVEARLKQFPEVKQVFAKIGTAEVATDPMPPSVADTFVILKDRKDWPNPRESKNGLVARMQAAVEEVPGNNYEFTQPIQMRFNELISGVRSDVAVKIFGDDLDRLLKTGNDIERVMSGIPGAQDVKVEPVSGLPMLQITPDRAAMARPGLSISDVQEVVSTALGGTMAGQIFEGDRRFDVIVRLPESRRANLAEIGRLRIPVGTDADGGLGFIPLQDVAHIEMIDGPNQISREQGKRRVVVTANVRGADLGTFVTALRGRVEARVKLPEGYWISYGGTFEQMTSAAQRLQIVVPIALVLIVGLLFMLFGSVRDALIVFSGVPLALTGGIAALALRDIPLSISAGVGFIALSGVAVLNGVVMLSLIKALRGEGRLLDQAIIEGALTRLRPVLMTALVASLGFVPMAFNVGAGSEVQRPLATVVIGGIVSSTILTLLILPALYRIVHGREPKTAMLNGGGN, from the coding sequence ATGCTTGAGAAAATCATCACGCAGTCGATCCGGCACCGCTGGATCGTCATGATCGTCGTCGTCGCCCTCTCGGCCCTCGGCGTCTACAACTTCACCCGCCTGCCCATCGATGCCGTCCCCGACATCACCAATGTACAGGTCCAGATCAACACCGAAGCGCCCGGCTACTCGCCGCTGGAGGCCGAACAGCGCATCACCTTCCCCGTGGAAACGGCCATCGCCGGCTTGCCCGGTCTCGACTATACGCGTTCGATCTCGCGCTATGGCCTGTCGCAGGTGACGGTCGTCTTCAAGGAAGGCACCGACATCTATTTCGCGCGGCAACTCGTCAACGAGCGCGTGCAGTCGGTCAGGAGCCAGTTACCCGAAGGATCGGAGCCGCAACTGGGGCCGATCTCGACCGGGCTGGGCGAAATCTTCATGTACACGGTCGAGGCTGGGCCGGGCGCGCATAAGCCTGACGGTTCGGCCTATACGCCGGAAGACCTGCGCACGCTTCAGGATTGGGTCATCCGTCCGCAACTGCGCAACACGCCAGGCGTCACCGAGGTCAACACCATCGGCGGCTTCGAGCGTCAGTACCACGTCACGCCCTATCCGGAGCGGCTGTCGGCCTTCGGCCTGACCCTGACCGACGTCATTCAGGCGCTGGAAAAGAACAATGCCAATCGGGGCGCGGGCTATGTCGAAAAGAGCGGCGAACAATTCCTGGTCCGCGTGCCGGGGCAGGCCAACAGCATAGCCGACCTGTCTCAGATCGTTGTTCAGACCCGCATGGGCGTGCCCATCCGCATCGCCGATGTCGCCGATGTGGGGCTGGGTGAGGAATTGCGCACCGGCGCGGCGACGCAGAACGGCAAGGAGGTCGTGCTCGGTACGGTCTTCATGCTGATCGGTGAAAATTCGCGCACCGTGGCCAAAGCTGCCGCCGAAAAACTGGCGGAGGCCAGTAAATCCCTGCCGGAAGGCGTTGCGGCGGTGCCGATCTATGACCGCACGACGCTGGTCGAGCGCACCATTCAAACGATCGAAAAGAACCTCGCCGAAGGGGCTCTGCTGGTCATCGTCATCCTGTTCCTTCTGCTCGGCAATATCCGCGCGGCGATCATCACGGCGCTGGTCATTCCGGTGGCCATGCTGATGACCATTACCGGCATGGTTGAGAATAAGGTATCGGGGAATCTGATGTCGCTGGGGGCGCTCGACTTCGGTCTGATCGTCGACGGCGCCGTCATCATCATGGAAAACTGCCTGCGACGCTTTGCCGAGGCGCAACACCATTTCGGACGGCTTCTGACGCGCGAGGAACGCTTCGATCTGGCGTCCAAAGCCTCCGCAGAAGTCATAAAGCCGTCGCTGTTCGGCGTGCTGATCATCACCCTCGTTTACGTCCCGATCTTCGCTCTGTCGGGTGTCGAGGGCAAGATGTTCCACCCGATGGCGGCGACCGTCGTCATGGCGCTGGGGGCGGCTCTGCTACTGTCCCTGACCTTCGTGCCGGCGGCGGTGGCCATGTTCGTCACTAGCAAGGTGCAGGAGAAGGAAAGCTTCGTCATGCGCGGGGCGCGCCGCATCTACGAGCCGGCCTTGCGGCTGGCGATCAGGGCGCGTTACGCCGTGGTCGGCGCCGCCGTCGTACTGGTGATTTTGTCGGGATTCCTCGCTACGCGTCTGGGTACGGAGTTCATCCCGCAACTGGACGAAGGCGACATAGCGCTGCACGCCCTGCGTATCCCGGGCACCGGCCTGACCCAGTCGGTCCACATGCAGGCCGCCGTCGAGGCGCGTCTGAAACAGTTCCCGGAAGTGAAGCAGGTCTTTGCCAAGATCGGCACGGCGGAGGTCGCCACCGACCCCATGCCGCCCTCCGTGGCCGATACCTTCGTTATCCTCAAGGATCGCAAGGACTGGCCGAACCCCAGGGAGAGCAAGAACGGCCTTGTTGCGCGGATGCAGGCGGCGGTGGAAGAGGTGCCCGGCAATAATTACGAGTTCACACAGCCGATACAGATGCGCTTCAATGAGCTGATCTCCGGCGTGCGCTCGGACGTGGCGGTCAAGATATTCGGCGACGACCTCGATCGGTTGCTGAAGACCGGCAACGATATCGAGCGCGTCATGTCGGGCATACCGGGGGCTCAGGACGTCAAGGTCGAGCCGGTTTCCGGCCTGCCCATGCTGCAGATCACGCCGGATCGTGCCGCCATGGCCCGTCCCGGCCTGAGCATAAGCGACGTGCAGGAGGTGGTGTCCACGGCTCTGGGCGGCACGATGGCCGGTCAGATATTCGAGGGCGACCGCCGTTTCGACGTTATCGTGCGTCTGCCGGAAAGCCGGCGCGCCAATCTCGCCGAAATCGGCCGCCTGCGTATCCCGGTGGGCACGGATGCCGACGGCGGGCTGGGCTTCATCCCGCTTCAGGATGTAGCCCATATCGAGATGATCGACGGCCCCAACCAGATCAGCCGCGAGCAGGGCAAGCGCCGCGTCGTGGTCACGGCCAATGTGCGCGGCGCCGATCTCGGCACCTTCGTCACGGCCCTGCGCGGCCGGGTCGAGGCGCGGGTCAAGCTGCCCGAAGGCTACTGGATCAGCTATGGCGGCACCTTCGAGCAGATGACCTCGGCGGCCCAACGGCTTCAGATCGTCGTGCCGATCGCACTGGTCCTGATCGTCGGTCTGCTGTTCATGCTGTTCGGTTCGGTAAGGGACGCGCTGATCGTCTTTTCGGGCGTGCCGTTGGCGCTTACGGGCGGCATCGCGGCTCTGGCGTTGCGGGACATACCGCTGTCCATCTCGGCAGGGGTGGGCTTTATCGCGCTTTCGGGCGTAGCCGTGCTCAACGGCGTGGTGATGTTAAGCTTAATTAAAGCTTTGAGAGGTGAGGGCAGGCTTCTCGATCAGGCCATTATCGAAGGGGCGCTGACCCGTCTGCGCCCGGTGTTGATGACGGCGCTGGTGGCTTCGCTGGGCTTCGTGCCGATGGCTTTCAATGTCGGCGCGGGTTCCGAGGTTCAGCGTCCATTGGCCACGGTCGTCATCGGCGGCATCGTGTCGTCAACCATCCTGACCTTGCTGATCTTGCCGGCCTTGTATCGGATCGTTCACGGCCGTGAGCCCAAGACCGCAATGCTAAACGGGGGAGGCAACTGA
- a CDS encoding efflux RND transporter periplasmic adaptor subunit, with protein sequence MTQTYTQTRRFVLLAAAGLSVMSLVACGKPATKDEHGEGAGEDFERGPHKGRLLRKGEFSLEVTIFESGVEPEFRFYPYWQEKPLDPKSVTVTTKLTRLGGKVDRFAFAAQDDYLRGQGVVEEPHSFDVRIDASHRGQAYAWTYASYEGRTTITPQAATAAGLTVAAVGPATLLERLDLAGRVETKPEGRSEVRAWYPGRIMAMTVELGQSVRKGQVIARVESSESLQTYAIPAPISGTVIEKNANVGGVAYDSPLYVIADPNALHAEFFLFPRDAEKVRVGQTVEVRAPGAATPVVAKVEAILPSIDEATQTVMAHVHLPGSNGGIFRSGLGIEGSFLTGEQSVPVAVRTEAIQTFRDRPVVYTQVGDTYEVRMIEVGRQTPEWTEVLSGIEPGDTYVVKGAFLIRADIEKSGASHDH encoded by the coding sequence GTTCGTATTGCTGGCCGCCGCGGGCCTGAGTGTCATGAGCTTGGTGGCCTGCGGCAAGCCGGCGACGAAAGACGAACATGGCGAGGGGGCTGGCGAAGATTTCGAGCGTGGTCCGCATAAGGGCCGTCTGCTGCGCAAGGGCGAATTTTCGCTGGAAGTGACGATCTTCGAGAGCGGCGTCGAGCCGGAGTTCCGTTTCTATCCCTACTGGCAGGAGAAGCCGCTCGATCCCAAATCGGTGACCGTCACGACGAAGCTGACGCGGCTGGGCGGCAAGGTCGACCGTTTCGCCTTCGCGGCGCAGGACGATTATCTGCGCGGGCAAGGCGTGGTTGAGGAACCGCATTCGTTCGATGTGCGAATCGACGCCAGCCATCGCGGGCAGGCCTATGCGTGGACCTACGCGTCCTACGAAGGCCGCACGACGATCACCCCGCAGGCCGCGACAGCGGCGGGCCTGACCGTCGCGGCGGTCGGACCGGCCACGCTGCTGGAGCGGCTGGATCTGGCCGGACGGGTGGAAACCAAGCCCGAAGGCCGCAGCGAAGTGCGCGCCTGGTATCCGGGGCGCATCATGGCCATGACCGTGGAACTGGGGCAGAGCGTGCGCAAGGGGCAGGTTATCGCCCGCGTGGAATCGAGCGAAAGCCTGCAAACCTATGCGATCCCGGCGCCGATTTCCGGCACCGTCATCGAAAAGAACGCCAATGTCGGCGGCGTCGCCTACGACTCGCCGCTGTACGTCATTGCCGATCCGAACGCCCTGCACGCGGAATTCTTCCTCTTCCCGCGCGACGCCGAAAAGGTGAGGGTGGGGCAGACGGTCGAGGTGCGCGCCCCTGGCGCGGCCACACCGGTCGTGGCCAAGGTCGAGGCCATCCTGCCCAGTATCGACGAGGCCACTCAGACCGTCATGGCGCATGTGCATCTGCCGGGCAGCAACGGCGGTATCTTCCGCTCCGGGCTGGGGATCGAAGGTAGCTTCCTTACGGGCGAGCAGAGCGTGCCTGTGGCCGTGCGGACCGAAGCCATCCAGACCTTCCGCGACAGGCCGGTCGTCTATACGCAGGTCGGCGACACCTATGAGGTGCGCATGATCGAGGTGGGACGGCAAACGCCCGAATGGACCGAGGTCTTAAGCGGCATCGAACCCGGCGACACCTACGTCGTCAAAGGTGCCTTCCTCATCCGCGCGGACATCGAAAAGTCCGGCGCGAGCCACGACCACTAA